DNA from Chryseomicrobium sp. FSL W7-1435:
CAGCGCAGCGGCAGTGAAATAAGCACCTTTAACTGCTTGTAACACTACATGCGGCGCCATGAAAAATCCTTGGTACATATCTTGAAGAGCATGCAAAGAAGCTCCCGCCTCTCCACCTAAACCCGGAGAAGTCATACGAAACGCGCATTTTTCTACGATTTCTTTATTTCCTGCTATATACCCACCTATTTTAGCAAGCCCACCACCTGGATTTTTGATCAGTGAGCCAGCCATGAAATCAGCCCCCACTTCAATCGGTTCCAGTTCTTCCACAAACTCTCCGTAACAATTATCCACAAAGACTACTGTTTCTGAACTGTGTTTTTTGACAAACTCCACCATTTCTTTAATTTCAAATACTGTAAAAGACGGACGTGTCGCGTAGCCTCTTGAGCGCTGAATAGCAATTACTTTAGGTTGTTTTGTGCATGCTGCTTTCACTTGATCCCAATCAATCGCTTTGTTGTCTAGTAAATCGATATGGCGATAAGCAATCCCAAAATCTTTTAAAGAACCCGTATCTTGCTCACCCCCGTCAACAATAGAAGCCAATGTATCATAGGGCTGACCTGTCATATAGATCAGTTCATCTCCAGGTCTTAAAACGCCAAAAAGGGCGATTGTGATGGCATGGGTACCTGAAATGATTTGTGGTCTCACTAATGCAGCTTCGGCTTGAAATACTTCCGCATATACTTTTTCAAGTGTGTCTCGACCTTCATCGTCATATCCATAACCAAATGAAGGATTCAAATGATGTTCGCTCACTTGGTGTTTCCAAAACGCTTGTAATACTTTTTGTTGGTTATGAAATGCGATACGTTCTGCCTCTTTATGTTGTTTGTGAACTCGCTGTTCAATTTGGTCGATAAAGAGCAATTGCTCATTCGTTACATAAGTTGTCATGAAATAATCCGTCCTTACTGAAAAATAAGCTCGTCCAATTACGGACGAGCTCTCTGTTAGTTTGTTGTGAGATTTAATTCAACGCGTTTGCTTGGCGCAAAAGTAGAAATTGCATGCTTATAGATGAGATGCTGTTTACCATCTGATTCTAACAGCACTGTAAAGTTATCGTAAGATTTAATAAGTCCTTTTAATTGAAATCCATTTAATAAAAATACAGTAACAAATACTTCATTTTTTCTTAACTGATTCAAGAATGTATCTTGCATATTGACGTTGGCCATTTGATTACTCCCCTTCTGCTATGTTCTCTAACTAACATATTCGGCATGACCTAGTCATTTCCCTTTAAAAAAGAGCAACAATCTTGTTCAATTTTTTGATAGTCTTGTTGCGGGTCATACCAATTGACAGGAAGCTTGTTGCGAAAGTAAGTAAGCTGGCGTTTCGCATACCGTCTCGTATTTTGCTGAATCGTTTCAGTAAGCTGTTCGCTACTCCAGTTTTTTTCAATCGCTTCTACAACTTCTTTATAGCCAATTGCTTTAAGAGATTGAGCATCTTTCGAAACAGTGTGAAGCAATCCCTTCACTTCAGTGACTAAACCATTCTTTAGCATGACATTCACCCTTTGGTTGATGCGATCATATAATTGTGTGCGATCACGGTTCAACCCAACAATGTAGAAGTTGTAATAAGGGGTAGTTCCCACGTCTTGTTGCTGTTGCAGTTTGGTTTTTCCAGAGGTCAAAACCCTCTCCAAAGCTCGAATAATGCGTTGTTTATTTTGGTAGGGAATTTCTTTAGCCGCTTCGCTATCTAGCTGATTGAGTTGCTCCCATAACTGTTGATTTGTTTGGAGCTCCAGCCTTTTTCGTAGTTCTACATCTTGAGGACTTGTTTCAAACCGGAAATCATACAAGACAGATTGGATATACAAACCTGTACCCCCGACAAGAATTGGTACACAACCTCTTGCTGAAATTTCTTCAATCTTTTGTCGAACAAGAAGTTGATACTCCGCCACGGAAAAGCTTGCATCCGGTGGTAGGATAGAAAGCAAATGATGAGGAACACCTTCCATTTCAGATTCAGAGATTTTCGCTGTTCCTATCGTTAAATCTTGATACACCTGGAGAGCATCTCCATTGATGATCTCTCCATTTAGTTTTTTAGCGAGTTGGATACTGGTCTCCGTCTTGCCCACTGCTGTAGGACCAAGAATGACGACCACTTGTTGATTTTTCATTGCTTTAAAGCCACCCTATTATCTGATCGTAAACTGTTTGTCGCGTTTTCCCATTCAAAATTTCATGTCTCTCGTTTTCGATTAAGACAAGTTTTACATCTAAAAAGCCTGCTTTTTCATAGCTTTTCGCAACGGCACGAACACCTTTCCCGTAGTTTCCTACCGGGTCATCTGAACCTGCAATGAGTAAAATTGGTAAATCTTTGCGCATAGCTTTGACCGATTGGTTTTTATGAATAGTTTGTAGCCCTGTAAGTAAATCTGCGTACAGTTTATTCGTTGAAACAAATCCACATAGAGGATCTGCAATGTAGGCTTGAACGACAGAAGAGTCTGTAGATAACCAATCAAACTCTGTAGTAGTCAAGTCAATGGCCTTATTGTAATTCCCAAAGGTTAACTTGTTTAACAATACTGCATCTTTCCTCGCACCCGCACCTCTAGAACGGAAACGTGCAATTGCTGAACCAACTGTACCCATTATTCCTGGGTTTCCACCAGTTCCTACTAGAACGAGCTTATCGATAGCAGCAGGATATTTTTGAACATACCTTCTAGCTAAAAATGAGCCCATACTATGACCTAATAGAATAATTTTATGGTGTGGTTTGGCTTGTTTGTGCAGGTAAATCAATTCATTGATATCATCTACAACACGTTCAAAACCATTTTCTTCCGCAAAATAGCCTAATTTCCCTGAACGGATTCCAGTTTCACCATGCCCCCGATGATCAGGGACACATACCTCAAAACCCTTAGCGACTAGAAACTCAGCATAATCTTTGTAACGGCCTGAATGTTCGGCTAGACCGTGTAAGATGAAGATAGTGGCTACTGCTTCATCATTTGGAAAAGTTCTCATAAAAACAGGATGCCCATCGGTCATTTCATGCCAATTTGTATTCATTAAAGTAACCCCTTTGCTTCAGAAATGCGTAATGCAAGTTCTTCTTCTCCGGCTTGTTTCTGAACATCCGTTAAGTGAAGTTCTTTTGCCAAAATAGCACTGACTTCTTTCCACGTAGATTCCACTCGTTGAATATCAAAGTAGAGATAGCCTGTTCTGCGAATATAAAAATCACATAAATTTGTGACCATCTCGTTATGGATTGTGTAATAAAGTAGTAATTTATCTTTTAAGTTGAGTGTAGGGGCTTCCCATGTTTCCACATAAGGAATATAGCCAATTACACCTTCTGTATTTTTCCCTAAGAAAGCAACCAGTTGTTTGGCTTCTTGAAGTGAGAGACCATAGTAAATAAGTTGTTTTGACCGTTCATAAATGTACTCATCAAAATCAAGCAAACCATAATCGCCACCTGATAATGGGAGTTGCTTTGTTGGGGATGGCGGTAACTCTCTCGAATAATTATCTTGGATGGTATCAATAACATCTTCCGCCATTTTCCGGTAGCCAGTTAATTTCCCACCGGCAATTGTGACGAGACCCGTGCTAGATACCCAAATTTCATCCTTGCGTGAGATCTCTGACGCTGATTTGCCATCTTCAGAGATTAATGGTCTTACACCTGCCCACGTTGATTCCACGTCTTGTCGTGTTATCTGAAGGGATGGAAACAACTGATTAGAGGCTCCTACTAAATAAGCTATATCTTCATCAGTCGCCAGTGGATGTTGAGGATCCTCATCATAAAATGTATCCGTTGTACCAACATATGTTTTTCCGTTACGAGGAACAGCAAAAATCATACGACCATCCGGCACGTCAAAATAAACTGCCTGTTGTAATGGGAAACGACTTTGATCGACAACAATATGCACACCTTTTGTTAATTGAAGATGTTTATTGTTTTCCATTCGGTCTTTTTCCCGCACTTCATCGACCCACGGACCTGCTGCGTTGATAACAGTTTTCGCATGTATATCAAAACTCTCATCCGATAATTGATCTACAGCTTGAATACCAATCACTTTATCTTCTTGGTAGAGAAACTCTTGCGCTTTTACATAGTTCAAACAAACGGCACCAAGCTCAATTGCTTTTTTCAATACTTCAATTGTCAGACGCGCATCATCGGTTCGGTATTCTACATAGTAGCCGCCACCTTTAAGCCCTTTAGGCTTTAACAATGGCTCGAGCCTTAGCACCTCTTGCTTGGAGAGCATTTCACGACGCTCTTCTTTTTTTACACCCGCTAAGTAGTCATAAACTTTTAAACCTACTGAAGTAGAAAGAGGTCCAAATGTGCCATCCTTATAAAAAGGTAGCATCATCCATTCAGGAGTTGTCACATGTTTTGCGTTTTGATAAACAATCTCTCTTTCTTTCCCTACTTCACTGACCATTTGGATTTCAAATTGTTTTAAATAGCGCAGGCCTCCATGCACTAGCTTAGTAGACCGAGAAGAAGTCCCTGCTGCGAAATCTTGCATTTCTACAAGCGCTACTGTCAATCCACGAGAAATGGCATCTAGAGCTATACCAGCGCCTGTGATACCACCTCCGATAACGAGAACATCAAATTGATAAGAATCCAAAGTGTCTTTTAAATACGCCCGGTCTAAATACGATTTCATTTTGATCGCTCCCCTTCAGTTGGTTTAAATGTACGTGTAGCTGCTACAGCTTGTTGCCATCCACTGTAAAGTTCGTCGCTCAATTCAACAGTCATTTTCGGCTCAAACGCCTTTGAAGTTTTGTGTAAGTGTTCAATTTCTTCTAACGATTTCCAAAAACCTACACCCAGCCCTGCTAAGTAAGCGGCTCCAAGTGCAGTCGTTTCATTTAATCCAGCTTTTTCAATCGACGCTTGTAAAATATCAGACTGGAATTGCATGAGGAAAGCATTGTCAACGGCTCCACCATCTACTCGTAATGTTTCAATCTCCATACCAGCCGCTTCTTGCATAGCCATCAAGACATCTTTCGTTTGATACGCTAAAGATTCTAGTACAGCTCGAATGAAATGTTCTTTTTCCGTACCACGAGTCAAGCCAAAGATGGCACCTCGTACATCCGAATCCCAATAGGGTGTTCCTAAACCTACAAAGGCAGGAACTACATAAACGCCCTCGGTGGAATCCACCCGAGCTGCATAACTTTCTGAGTCAGACGCATGACGTAGCATTCTTAAACCGTCACGTAACCATTGAATGGCTGAACCTGCAACGAATACGCTACCTTCTAAAGCATAGTGAACCTTACCGTTTAATCCCCAGGCGATTGTTGTTAACAAACCATCCTCAGATGACACAGGTTGTTCTCCAGTATTAACTAGCATAAAGCAACCTGTACCATAGGTGTTTTTTGCCATACCTTTTGTGAAACAAGCTTGTCCAAATAAGGCAGCTTGTTGATCACCGGCTGAACCCGCAATAGGAATTTGTTTTCCAAAAAATACGGAGGGGTCGGTCATAGCGATTTCTCCTGAACAATCTACTACTTCCGCCAGCATAGAAGAAGGAATATCAAACAACTCCAACAGCTCTTCATCCCACTTTAGGTCATGAATATTATAGAGCAAGGTTCTTGAAGCATTCGAATAGTCTGTTACATGCGTCTTGTTTCCACTCAGCTTCCAAATCAACCAAGTTTCGATCGTCCCAAAGAGCAAGTCTCCTTGTTCTGCAAGCTCTCTAGCACCTTCTACTTCTTTTAAAATCCAAGCTACTTTACTAGCTGAAAAATATGGATCTAAACGTAATCCCGTTTTTTCT
Protein-coding regions in this window:
- a CDS encoding methionine gamma-lyase family protein is translated as MTTYVTNEQLLFIDQIEQRVHKQHKEAERIAFHNQQKVLQAFWKHQVSEHHLNPSFGYGYDDEGRDTLEKVYAEVFQAEAALVRPQIISGTHAITIALFGVLRPGDELIYMTGQPYDTLASIVDGGEQDTGSLKDFGIAYRHIDLLDNKAIDWDQVKAACTKQPKVIAIQRSRGYATRPSFTVFEIKEMVEFVKKHSSETVVFVDNCYGEFVEELEPIEVGADFMAGSLIKNPGGGLAKIGGYIAGNKEIVEKCAFRMTSPGLGGEAGASLHALQDMYQGFFMAPHVVLQAVKGAYFTAAALETRGFQSSPSSQEKRTDLIQSVTFQTAEEMIKFCQQIQASSPINAQFAPVPAYMPGYEDDVIMAAGTFIQGSSIELTADGPIRSPYTAFIQGGLTYEHVKYAVIRALNSL
- the miaA gene encoding tRNA (adenosine(37)-N6)-dimethylallyltransferase MiaA, which codes for MKNQQVVVILGPTAVGKTETSIQLAKKLNGEIINGDALQVYQDLTIGTAKISESEMEGVPHHLLSILPPDASFSVAEYQLLVRQKIEEISARGCVPILVGGTGLYIQSVLYDFRFETSPQDVELRKRLELQTNQQLWEQLNQLDSEAAKEIPYQNKQRIIRALERVLTSGKTKLQQQQDVGTTPYYNFYIVGLNRDRTQLYDRINQRVNVMLKNGLVTEVKGLLHTVSKDAQSLKAIGYKEVVEAIEKNWSSEQLTETIQQNTRRYAKRQLTYFRNKLPVNWYDPQQDYQKIEQDCCSFLKGND
- a CDS encoding glycerol-3-phosphate dehydrogenase/oxidase, translating into MKSYLDRAYLKDTLDSYQFDVLVIGGGITGAGIALDAISRGLTVALVEMQDFAAGTSSRSTKLVHGGLRYLKQFEIQMVSEVGKEREIVYQNAKHVTTPEWMMLPFYKDGTFGPLSTSVGLKVYDYLAGVKKEERREMLSKQEVLRLEPLLKPKGLKGGGYYVEYRTDDARLTIEVLKKAIELGAVCLNYVKAQEFLYQEDKVIGIQAVDQLSDESFDIHAKTVINAAGPWVDEVREKDRMENNKHLQLTKGVHIVVDQSRFPLQQAVYFDVPDGRMIFAVPRNGKTYVGTTDTFYDEDPQHPLATDEDIAYLVGASNQLFPSLQITRQDVESTWAGVRPLISEDGKSASEISRKDEIWVSSTGLVTIAGGKLTGYRKMAEDVIDTIQDNYSRELPPSPTKQLPLSGGDYGLLDFDEYIYERSKQLIYYGLSLQEAKQLVAFLGKNTEGVIGYIPYVETWEAPTLNLKDKLLLYYTIHNEMVTNLCDFYIRRTGYLYFDIQRVESTWKEVSAILAKELHLTDVQKQAGEEELALRISEAKGLL
- the glpK gene encoding glycerol kinase GlpK, whose amino-acid sequence is MDYILAIDQGTTSSRAILFTQDGIPAHTSQKEFTQHFPHSGWVEHDAQEIWGSVLSCIAGVLTEANAQPEQVKGIGITNQRETTVVWNKKTGKPIYHAIVWQSRQTNGVIKNWRDKGYEQVVTEKTGLRLDPYFSASKVAWILKEVEGARELAEQGDLLFGTIETWLIWKLSGNKTHVTDYSNASRTLLYNIHDLKWDEELLELFDIPSSMLAEVVDCSGEIAMTDPSVFFGKQIPIAGSAGDQQAALFGQACFTKGMAKNTYGTGCFMLVNTGEQPVSSEDGLLTTIAWGLNGKVHYALEGSVFVAGSAIQWLRDGLRMLRHASDSESYAARVDSTEGVYVVPAFVGLGTPYWDSDVRGAIFGLTRGTEKEHFIRAVLESLAYQTKDVLMAMQEAAGMEIETLRVDGGAVDNAFLMQFQSDILQASIEKAGLNETTALGAAYLAGLGVGFWKSLEEIEHLHKTSKAFEPKMTVELSDELYSGWQQAVAATRTFKPTEGERSK
- the hfq gene encoding RNA chaperone Hfq, which produces MANVNMQDTFLNQLRKNEVFVTVFLLNGFQLKGLIKSYDNFTVLLESDGKQHLIYKHAISTFAPSKRVELNLTTN
- a CDS encoding lysophospholipase, with the protein product MNTNWHEMTDGHPVFMRTFPNDEAVATIFILHGLAEHSGRYKDYAEFLVAKGFEVCVPDHRGHGETGIRSGKLGYFAEENGFERVVDDINELIYLHKQAKPHHKIILLGHSMGSFLARRYVQKYPAAIDKLVLVGTGGNPGIMGTVGSAIARFRSRGAGARKDAVLLNKLTFGNYNKAIDLTTTEFDWLSTDSSVVQAYIADPLCGFVSTNKLYADLLTGLQTIHKNQSVKAMRKDLPILLIAGSDDPVGNYGKGVRAVAKSYEKAGFLDVKLVLIENERHEILNGKTRQTVYDQIIGWL